In bacterium, a genomic segment contains:
- a CDS encoding PAS domain S-box protein, with amino-acid sequence MSTDDKRKRPLRMSKDESEAPGAEVTRKIRLEARATLRKQAEARITLSPETVAAMTPVQMQKTLQELNVHQIELEMQNEELQRAQDDAEAAGVRYYRLYNSVPAGYFSFTKGGVIVEANLTASTMLGVARGALVNQALADFIVEEDKDIYYLHRKRLLESQPTDLTGEEHVGESHDCEVRLKKQDGGVFWAHLVETLAKEADGALLSHVVMTDISKRRRAEIALLASAARYKTILQIAMDGFWLADMQGHLMEVNETFCRMSGYSEAELLTMQIPDLEAVESAEDITVHIQKVMAQGADRFESRQRRKDGTLYDVEVSVQYRPVDGGRLVSFIRDITGRKRIEESLLKAEKRIKSGLDNLIEGCQIIGFDWHYLYLNDSAVRHGQLNREELLGRTMMEAFPGIEGTAMFATLKRCMEKRTAEKMENEFIYRDNSRRWFELSIQPVEEGIFILSIDITAQKQHEAEREKFADLLRQAQKLEAVGRLAGGVAHDFNNKLHIILSCVDEILKNSPLAPPVVADLYEIKTAAVRSAELTRQLLAFSRKQPISPVMMDLNEAIHDSMKMITRVIGENIKLNFTGTPELWQVLLDRGQLDQVLVNLAANARDAITQAGHISIEVANRTLCEAECTNQVDFVSPGDYVTLSFRDDGAGMSQELQSHIFEPFFTTKAVGKGTGLGLATVYGIVKQNHGAITVSSMPGVGTTFVIYLPSCGQATGDMTEETVSPIPTGTETVLVVEDDESVLHLARRHLAQQGYTVLTASTPRSAVQLCEQYPDSIHLLLSDVIMPAMGGRELSECIRKIRPDIRIMFMSGYPVDIMEQHGQLTPGICILHKPFTRAELAQHVRDVLDH; translated from the coding sequence GCTCCAGGAACTGAACGTGCATCAAATTGAGCTGGAGATGCAGAACGAGGAACTCCAGCGGGCGCAGGATGATGCGGAAGCCGCAGGGGTACGCTATTACCGCCTCTATAATTCAGTGCCGGCCGGCTATTTCTCCTTCACGAAGGGGGGGGTAATTGTTGAGGCTAATCTTACCGCCAGCACGATGCTCGGCGTGGCGAGGGGCGCGCTGGTTAACCAGGCCCTCGCCGACTTCATCGTTGAAGAAGACAAGGATATCTATTACCTGCATCGCAAGCGGCTATTAGAGTCGCAGCCGACGGATTTGACAGGCGAAGAGCACGTCGGTGAGAGCCATGATTGCGAAGTGAGGCTGAAGAAACAGGATGGGGGCGTTTTCTGGGCGCATCTGGTGGAAACCCTTGCGAAGGAGGCCGATGGCGCCCTGTTGTCCCATGTCGTGATGACGGATATCTCAAAACGGAGGCGGGCTGAAATCGCGCTGCTTGCCAGCGCGGCACGGTACAAGACGATCCTGCAGATCGCCATGGACGGGTTTTGGCTTGCGGATATGCAGGGGCATTTGATGGAAGTCAATGAAACGTTTTGCAGGATGAGCGGTTACAGCGAGGCAGAACTGCTGACCATGCAGATACCCGACCTGGAGGCGGTCGAATCGGCTGAAGATATCACCGTTCACATCCAGAAGGTTATGGCGCAGGGGGCGGATCGTTTCGAGTCCCGGCAACGTCGAAAGGATGGAACCCTGTATGACGTTGAAGTCAGTGTCCAATACAGGCCCGTCGATGGCGGGCGGTTGGTCTCTTTTATCCGCGATATCACCGGCCGTAAACGGATCGAGGAATCACTGCTCAAGGCTGAAAAAAGGATCAAAAGCGGTCTGGACAATCTCATTGAAGGCTGTCAGATCATCGGGTTTGACTGGCACTATCTGTATCTTAACGATTCCGCCGTCCGGCATGGACAACTAAACCGGGAGGAATTGCTGGGTCGCACGATGATGGAGGCATTTCCTGGCATTGAGGGGACGGCGATGTTTGCGACCCTCAAGCGATGTATGGAAAAAAGAACAGCGGAAAAAATGGAGAACGAATTCATTTATCGGGATAACTCTCGCAGATGGTTTGAATTGAGCATTCAGCCCGTTGAGGAGGGGATTTTCATTCTCTCCATTGACATTACCGCACAGAAGCAGCACGAGGCGGAACGCGAAAAGTTTGCTGACCTGCTCCGTCAGGCCCAGAAACTGGAGGCGGTGGGCCGGCTGGCGGGGGGGGTGGCTCATGATTTCAACAATAAACTCCATATCATCTTGAGCTGTGTGGATGAAATCCTGAAGAATTCCCCGCTCGCCCCTCCTGTTGTGGCCGATCTCTATGAAATCAAGACCGCGGCGGTCCGCTCTGCGGAACTCACCCGGCAATTGCTTGCCTTCTCACGGAAACAGCCCATCTCCCCGGTGATGATGGATTTGAACGAGGCGATTCATGACAGCATGAAGATGATCACCCGAGTGATTGGCGAAAACATCAAGTTGAATTTCACGGGGACTCCCGAACTCTGGCAGGTGTTGCTGGATCGCGGGCAATTGGATCAGGTGTTAGTCAATCTGGCCGCCAATGCGCGCGATGCCATCACCCAGGCAGGGCATATCTCCATTGAGGTCGCCAATCGGACACTTTGCGAGGCCGAGTGCACGAATCAGGTTGATTTCGTGTCGCCCGGGGATTATGTGACGCTGTCTTTCCGTGACGATGGAGCGGGCATGTCACAGGAACTGCAATCTCATATTTTTGAGCCATTCTTCACCACCAAGGCAGTGGGGAAAGGGACCGGTCTGGGATTGGCCACGGTGTACGGGATCGTCAAACAGAATCATGGGGCCATTACGGTGAGCAGTATGCCCGGCGTCGGCACTACGTTTGTCATCTACTTGCCAAGCTGTGGCCAGGCCACGGGCGACATGACAGAAGAAACCGTGAGCCCCATTCCCACAGGGACGGAGACGGTGCTGGTGGTTGAAGATGATGAGAGTGTGCTCCATCTCGCCCGGCGGCATCTGGCGCAGCAAGGGTATACGGTGTTAACCGCCAGCACGCCCCGGAGCGCTGTGCAGCTATGCGAGCAATACCCGGATTCGATTCACTTGCTGCTCAGTGATGTGATTATGCCCGCCATGGGCGGGCGTGAATTGTCGGAATGCATCCGGAAGATCCGGCCTGACATCCGCATCATGTTTATGTCGGGATATCCGGTGGACATCATGGAGCAGCACGGCCAGTTGACTCCGGGAATATGTATACTGCACAAGCCTTTCACCAGGGCTGAACTCGCGCAACATGTCCGTGACGTGCTGGATCATTGA
- a CDS encoding glycosyltransferase family 1 protein: MDIQSAVSQRAGVGRYTRNLVEHLAPLMAPTDALDLFYFDFHRRGLDFPCPGAHQKPVRWMPGKYAQQAWKRLQWPPFDWFAGKADLYHFPNFTIPPLTQGKKVVSIHDMSFLRYPEFSEKKNLAYLSTFIHDTVRRADAVITISEFSKKETVALLGLDPARIFSTPLGVTPGCTRPPAAHISETRRKLNLERPYLLSVGTLEPRKNIPFLIDVFEQLPDFDGDLVIAGMKGWKVEPILERMNTSPRRDCIRYLEYVSDADLFALYAGAELYVITSHYEGFGLPPLEAMACGTPVVSSMGGSLPEMLAGEASVLIPGFDAGVWSATLMALLNDPARRRSLAQQAPAHAARFSWRDTALKTLDVYRKVLS, translated from the coding sequence GTGGATATACAGTCAGCCGTTTCACAACGGGCCGGAGTGGGGCGTTACACGAGAAATCTGGTGGAACATCTCGCCCCGCTCATGGCGCCCACCGACGCCCTGGATTTGTTCTACTTCGACTTCCATCGCCGTGGCCTCGATTTCCCGTGCCCCGGCGCCCATCAGAAACCCGTACGCTGGATGCCGGGCAAATACGCACAACAGGCGTGGAAACGGCTTCAATGGCCACCCTTTGACTGGTTTGCCGGAAAGGCCGATCTCTATCATTTTCCAAATTTCACCATCCCTCCGCTCACCCAGGGGAAGAAAGTCGTGTCCATCCATGACATGAGTTTTCTGCGTTACCCGGAATTTTCAGAAAAAAAGAACCTGGCCTATCTTTCCACTTTTATCCACGACACCGTCCGGCGTGCCGATGCGGTCATCACGATTTCAGAATTCAGTAAAAAAGAAACCGTCGCGCTACTGGGGCTGGATCCCGCCCGTATCTTCTCGACCCCGTTAGGCGTCACCCCAGGGTGTACCCGTCCCCCGGCCGCCCACATCTCCGAAACCCGGCGGAAACTGAATCTGGAGCGTCCCTATCTCCTGAGCGTCGGCACCCTGGAACCCCGCAAAAACATCCCCTTCCTGATTGACGTCTTTGAACAATTACCGGACTTTGACGGCGATCTGGTCATTGCCGGTATGAAGGGGTGGAAGGTGGAGCCGATCCTGGAGCGTATGAACACCTCCCCGCGCAGGGACTGCATCCGCTACTTGGAATATGTCTCCGACGCGGATCTGTTCGCCCTCTATGCCGGGGCCGAACTTTATGTCATTACGTCCCATTATGAAGGGTTCGGCCTCCCTCCGCTCGAGGCGATGGCCTGTGGCACCCCCGTGGTCTCCTCCATGGGCGGCTCACTCCCGGAAATGCTGGCGGGGGAGGCCTCGGTGCTGATCCCCGGCTTTGACGCCGGTGTCTGGTCCGCCACCCTCATGGCCCTGCTGAATGATCCGGCCCGCCGCCGGAGCCTCGCCCAACAGGCCCCCGCTCACGCCGCCCGCTTCTCCTGGCGGGACACCGCTCTTAAAACACTGGATGTTTACCGGAAGGTTTTGTCATGA
- the rsmI gene encoding 16S rRNA (cytidine(1402)-2'-O)-methyltransferase: protein MSMAQGLYVVGTPIGNLDDLSARAIETLKQVNGILAEDTRHTRILLDRFGIKTPAYSCHKFNEAARVDGILARLRAGESLALVSDAGMPGVSDPGSRMVAACRKAGIPVICVPGPSSVTAAISLCGFPGAGFVFAGFTPRKSGALRKFLLEFATCPVPVAVFESPYRLMKLLDEIEVTLGERELFVGRELTKKFEETVWGGATELKRVFQGRTIKGEIVLVIASPR, encoded by the coding sequence ATGAGCATGGCGCAGGGACTGTATGTAGTGGGAACGCCCATCGGGAATCTGGACGATTTATCGGCCCGGGCGATTGAAACGTTGAAGCAGGTGAACGGGATTTTAGCCGAAGATACGCGGCACACCCGTATTCTGTTAGACCGGTTCGGGATCAAGACCCCTGCGTATAGCTGCCATAAATTCAATGAAGCGGCCCGGGTGGATGGCATTCTGGCCCGTTTACGTGCCGGTGAGTCGCTGGCGCTGGTGTCCGATGCCGGGATGCCGGGGGTATCCGATCCGGGCTCGCGGATGGTGGCCGCCTGCCGCAAGGCCGGGATTCCGGTGATTTGCGTACCCGGCCCGTCTTCCGTCACTGCGGCGATTTCGCTGTGCGGCTTTCCCGGTGCGGGATTTGTCTTTGCCGGTTTCACCCCCAGGAAAAGCGGGGCCCTGCGGAAATTCCTGCTGGAGTTCGCCACCTGTCCCGTTCCGGTGGCGGTGTTTGAGTCCCCGTACCGCCTGATGAAGCTGCTGGATGAAATTGAGGTGACGCTGGGGGAGCGAGAGCTCTTTGTCGGGCGCGAGCTGACGAAGAAATTCGAGGAGACCGTCTGGGGGGGGGCAACGGAGCTTAAACGCGTTTTTCAAGGGCGGACCATCAAAGGTGAAATTGTTCTGGTAATCGCTTCACCCCGTTGA
- a CDS encoding glycosyltransferase family 1 protein translates to MKIALDARWIFNEISGIGAHTRELIRHIAREDHTNSYLLIFSDRTLAERTWVEAELADKPNFRPDIVPWSVFSPHSQLMLPSRLARHGIEVYHSTNYMIPLSCFPRGRVGKIRCVATIHDLIPLLFPSATPRALKTRLFPIYRRLMLEIGARADRIIAVSEASRSDIVEHLNIPPDRHNTVKVIYNGVSPSFVPAPVPDPLRDDPARPRTLLYVGRSDPYKNLTLLIQAFALARQTAPFPLKLKILGPPDPRYPEAGQLVKELGLEEAVLWAGYQTSSALVKAYQDADLVVLPSRYEGFGLPVVEAMACGTPMVCSDIPVLKEIGGEAAFYTPLGNIPGLAEGIMTVLTDARLRRTLIARGFEQARQFTWAHAAQQTIALYKDLATTPLGV, encoded by the coding sequence ATGAAGATCGCACTCGACGCCCGCTGGATATTCAACGAGATCTCAGGCATTGGCGCCCATACCCGCGAATTGATCCGCCACATCGCCCGCGAGGATCATACCAACTCGTACCTGCTGATTTTTTCCGACCGGACGCTCGCCGAGCGGACCTGGGTAGAGGCCGAACTGGCCGACAAACCGAACTTCCGGCCCGACATCGTCCCCTGGAGCGTCTTCTCCCCCCACAGTCAACTCATGCTCCCGTCACGACTCGCCCGACACGGCATTGAGGTCTATCATTCCACCAATTACATGATCCCGCTTTCCTGCTTCCCGCGCGGCCGGGTCGGAAAAATCCGCTGCGTGGCCACCATTCACGATCTGATTCCCCTGCTCTTCCCCTCGGCCACCCCGCGGGCATTGAAAACCAGACTCTTTCCCATCTACCGGCGCCTGATGCTTGAAATCGGGGCACGCGCGGACCGGATCATCGCGGTCAGCGAAGCCTCCCGCTCTGACATCGTGGAGCATCTCAACATCCCACCGGACCGGCACAATACCGTGAAGGTCATCTACAATGGCGTTTCCCCCAGTTTCGTCCCGGCCCCGGTACCGGACCCGCTCCGTGATGATCCCGCACGACCGCGCACCCTGCTTTATGTTGGCCGGAGTGACCCATATAAAAACCTGACGTTGCTGATCCAGGCGTTCGCCCTGGCCCGGCAGACCGCCCCCTTCCCACTGAAGCTGAAAATCCTCGGCCCCCCCGATCCACGCTACCCGGAAGCCGGCCAGCTGGTCAAAGAACTGGGCCTGGAGGAGGCCGTCCTCTGGGCGGGCTATCAAACCAGCTCCGCGCTCGTCAAGGCCTACCAGGATGCGGATCTGGTGGTGCTCCCTTCCCGTTATGAAGGCTTCGGGCTCCCCGTGGTCGAGGCCATGGCCTGCGGCACGCCCATGGTATGCAGCGATATCCCTGTCCTCAAGGAAATCGGAGGTGAGGCGGCCTTCTACACCCCGCTCGGCAACATCCCCGGACTGGCGGAAGGCATCATGACCGTCCTCACCGATGCCCGCTTGCGACGCACCCTGATTGCGCGAGGCTTTGAGCAGGCACGCCAGTTCACCTGGGCCCATGCCGCCCAACAAACCATCGCCCTCTATAAAGACCTGGCGACGACGCCATTAGGAGTGTAA
- a CDS encoding glycosyltransferase — protein MSYTFPPSWKTLRVVLCHDWITGMRGGERVLEILCEGFPGAPIYTLIHNPGPITDTINRHPIHTSWLQAIPSIEKRYRYFLPFFPSAIEQFKIPPADLIISTSHCVAKGLRSDTPHLCYCFTPMRYAWLFHDEYLKGNPLKRLLARPLLAWLRRWDRLTAHRVTRFVGISHYIAARINRFYGREADVLYPPVDLDRWTPDYQPAGDFDLIASALVPYKKIDLAVTAYNRTGRKLKIVGTGTEFEALKAMASPNIELLGRQTDEELLELYRRCRIFIFPGEEDFGIAPLEAQACGRPVVAYGRGGALETVKAKVSGLFFDQQTPDALIAAIEACSNQTWDPRLIRAHAESFSIQAFINGLDTLILKMVKGPPR, from the coding sequence ATGAGCTACACATTCCCTCCTTCCTGGAAAACCCTGCGCGTGGTGCTCTGTCATGACTGGATCACCGGCATGCGCGGAGGGGAACGGGTCTTGGAGATCCTCTGCGAGGGATTCCCCGGGGCACCCATCTACACCCTCATTCACAATCCGGGTCCCATTACCGACACCATCAACCGCCATCCCATCCACACGTCCTGGCTTCAGGCTATTCCCTCCATTGAAAAGCGCTATCGCTATTTCCTGCCATTTTTCCCCTCGGCCATTGAACAATTCAAGATCCCCCCGGCCGACCTGATCATCAGCACCAGCCACTGCGTCGCCAAAGGCCTGCGCTCGGACACCCCCCATCTGTGTTACTGCTTCACCCCCATGCGCTATGCCTGGCTGTTTCATGACGAATACCTCAAGGGAAACCCTCTGAAGCGGTTGCTGGCGCGCCCCCTGCTGGCCTGGTTACGGCGCTGGGACCGCTTGACGGCCCACCGGGTCACCCGTTTCGTGGGGATCAGCCACTACATTGCCGCCCGGATCAATCGCTTCTATGGCCGCGAGGCGGACGTCCTGTATCCGCCCGTCGACCTCGACCGCTGGACCCCGGATTACCAACCTGCCGGCGACTTCGACCTGATCGCCTCGGCCCTGGTCCCTTACAAAAAAATCGATCTGGCGGTGACCGCCTACAACCGAACCGGCCGTAAATTAAAAATCGTGGGAACGGGCACCGAGTTTGAAGCGCTAAAGGCCATGGCCAGCCCCAACATTGAGCTGCTAGGCCGGCAAACGGACGAGGAATTACTGGAGCTCTATCGCCGGTGCCGCATATTTATCTTCCCGGGCGAGGAAGATTTCGGGATCGCGCCGCTCGAAGCCCAGGCCTGCGGCCGCCCGGTGGTGGCCTACGGCCGCGGCGGCGCCCTGGAAACCGTCAAGGCGAAGGTGTCCGGACTCTTCTTCGACCAGCAAACCCCCGACGCCCTTATCGCCGCCATCGAGGCCTGTTCAAACCAAACCTGGGATCCCCGCCTCATCCGCGCCCACGCCGAGTCCTTCAGTATCCAGGCCTTCATCAACGGCCTCGACACCCTGATCCTGAAAATGGTCAAGGGGCCTCCCCGCTAA
- the dnaJ gene encoding molecular chaperone DnaJ, translated as MTAKRDYYEVLGVARSASVDDIKKAYRRMAMQYHPDRNQGDKGSEAKFKEVSEAYEILSDAGKRRQYDQYGHEGLKSTFGPDGFNFSRDFTHVSDLQDLFGSLFGEGGGVFDDLMGGGRRTSRTGPQQGADLRFDLEIGFEEAMFGAQQDITLPVTEQCASCNGMGSEPGSSEETCRHCGGRGAVIAASGFFQVRQTCPVCSGSGKMITKPCRDCKGAGRIKNKKRLTLRIPAGVETGSRLRLAGRGEGGVRGGVAGDLYVILHVREHDLFHREGSELLCEVPIPMHIAALGGDVNVPTIDGFVPLTVEAGTESGHMFRLRGKGAPSLNGDGRGDLHIRAIVEVPVKLSSKQKKALKDYSDLCADDNYPLSRKLHERAEQFLKAKPGDK; from the coding sequence GTGACTGCAAAACGTGATTATTACGAGGTGCTCGGGGTGGCGAGGTCGGCGTCAGTCGATGATATCAAGAAAGCCTACCGCCGCATGGCGATGCAATATCACCCCGACCGGAATCAGGGGGATAAGGGCTCCGAGGCCAAATTCAAGGAAGTCAGCGAGGCCTACGAAATTTTGAGTGATGCCGGCAAGCGGCGTCAATATGACCAGTACGGCCATGAGGGGCTGAAGTCCACCTTTGGTCCGGATGGCTTCAATTTCTCCAGGGATTTTACCCATGTTTCTGATTTGCAGGATCTGTTCGGAAGCCTCTTTGGTGAGGGGGGCGGGGTGTTTGATGATTTGATGGGAGGCGGCCGACGGACCTCCCGCACGGGCCCGCAACAGGGCGCGGATCTCCGGTTCGACCTGGAGATCGGCTTCGAGGAAGCCATGTTCGGGGCGCAGCAGGATATCACGCTGCCGGTGACCGAGCAGTGTGCGTCCTGTAACGGGATGGGAAGTGAGCCGGGAAGTTCCGAGGAAACCTGCCGTCATTGCGGGGGCCGGGGGGCTGTGATTGCGGCGAGCGGGTTCTTCCAAGTCCGCCAGACCTGTCCGGTCTGTTCGGGAAGCGGCAAGATGATTACCAAGCCCTGTCGTGACTGCAAAGGTGCGGGGCGGATCAAAAATAAAAAACGACTGACCTTGAGGATTCCCGCAGGCGTTGAGACGGGCTCCCGTCTGCGGCTGGCCGGACGCGGGGAGGGCGGGGTACGGGGCGGCGTTGCCGGTGACCTGTACGTGATCCTCCATGTGCGTGAACATGACCTGTTCCACCGGGAAGGCTCCGAATTGCTTTGCGAGGTTCCTATTCCCATGCATATCGCGGCTCTCGGCGGTGATGTGAATGTGCCCACCATTGACGGGTTTGTGCCGCTGACGGTGGAGGCGGGAACCGAGTCGGGCCATATGTTCCGGTTGCGTGGCAAGGGCGCCCCCAGCCTGAATGGGGATGGCCGGGGCGACCTGCATATCCGGGCGATCGTTGAGGTGCCCGTCAAATTGAGCTCGAAGCAGAAAAAAGCGCTTAAGGATTACAGTGATTTGTGCGCGGATGATAATTACCCTCTGAGCCGGAAACTGCACGAACGCGCCGAGCAGTTCCTCAAGGCCAAACCCGGTGACAAGTGA
- a CDS encoding STAS domain-containing protein: MEISSDSVEVAIQSLDALVRVHGRATFKIGPALKQFGLMAIEKGCRRVIIEMQDCVGMDSTFMGVLAGLATQIKKSDGEIILRNISDKNAFLIKMLGINHLVKIDTAAASDMTRQSMPLDIGSDKKQMTQTMISAHEALIEAAPDNMVKFKDVLVYLKEDLSRTVAQQGSAAKPNP; this comes from the coding sequence ATGGAAATATCCAGTGACAGCGTAGAAGTTGCAATTCAGTCCCTCGACGCATTGGTTCGGGTACATGGACGGGCGACTTTCAAAATCGGGCCCGCTCTCAAACAATTCGGATTGATGGCCATTGAAAAGGGTTGTCGCCGGGTGATTATCGAGATGCAGGATTGTGTGGGCATGGATAGCACCTTTATGGGGGTATTGGCCGGTCTGGCCACCCAGATCAAGAAATCTGACGGTGAAATTATCCTGCGGAATATCAGTGATAAAAATGCCTTTTTGATCAAAATGCTGGGGATCAATCATCTGGTCAAAATCGATACCGCCGCGGCGAGTGACATGACCCGTCAAAGCATGCCGCTGGACATCGGGTCGGACAAGAAGCAGATGACCCAGACCATGATTTCGGCCCATGAAGCCCTGATCGAAGCCGCGCCTGATAATATGGTTAAATTCAAGGATGTGCTTGTCTATCTGAAGGAGGATCTCTCGCGGACGGTGGCGCAGCAGGGATCTGCCGCGAAACCCAATCCTTGA